The following coding sequences are from one Methanosarcina sp. WWM596 window:
- a CDS encoding cohesin domain-containing protein, which produces MKNYVWKQQENIHLVICNNCSTLYIFSSNVAAVSEVILRPSAGTNWGDNPVTLDIFVVPDTDIAGMQFDMKFYESLLQVTNVTEGDLFEQSGMETFFYPRQKDTGVLKNVYGCILGKGEVSISGTFATVTLSFKI; this is translated from the coding sequence TATTCATCTGGTTATTTGCAATAATTGCAGCACTCTCTATATTTTTTCCTCTAATGTAGCTGCCGTTTCAGAGGTAATTCTCAGACCATCAGCCGGGACAAACTGGGGGGATAATCCGGTTACATTAGATATTTTCGTAGTCCCTGACACAGATATTGCAGGCATGCAGTTTGACATGAAATTTTATGAGTCATTGCTGCAGGTAACAAATGTGACTGAAGGTGACCTGTTTGAGCAGAGCGGAATGGAAACTTTTTTTTATCCGAGACAGAAGGATACGGGAGTACTCAAAAATGTATACGGATGTATTCTGGGAAAAGGGGAAGTTTCGATTTCCGGTACATTTGCAACAGTTACACTGTCTTTTAAGATTTAG
- a CDS encoding glycosyltransferase 4 family protein, giving the protein MLTSNFFVPLIVTAVSMPYFIKKLTENNIVTKDVYKKGLPMVADRGGTLILLIAMLSLSMNSLFFKFTPTNYVAMIVIALFGLFGVLDDMINIGRTSKLLIMYYCSYPLIQYATHTAVTLPNIGALELGILYLQFIVPTYVLVASNLVNMHSGYNGLASGLAIIILVSLIIKSVLIHDVENIISVVAITGATIGFYLYEQYPARIFWGNVGSLTVGAAIGTIIIIQGFIISGFIMLIPHTVNFLMYVYWKVKKYPSAKFGKIREDGTLDVPNALTLKWVLPYHYRLTEKQATSAMFLLTSVFCVLGILLPGRL; this is encoded by the coding sequence ATGCTTACAAGCAATTTCTTTGTTCCGTTGATAGTAACTGCAGTCTCAATGCCGTACTTTATAAAGAAGCTGACCGAAAACAATATTGTCACTAAGGACGTTTACAAGAAGGGCCTGCCGATGGTAGCAGACCGTGGAGGGACTTTAATTCTGCTGATCGCAATGCTTTCCCTTTCCATGAACTCCCTCTTTTTCAAGTTCACACCCACAAACTATGTCGCAATGATTGTCATTGCACTTTTCGGGCTGTTTGGCGTCCTTGATGATATGATCAATATTGGAAGGACTTCCAAGCTGCTGATCATGTATTACTGCTCTTATCCGCTTATTCAGTATGCGACTCACACTGCAGTGACCCTTCCAAACATTGGAGCCCTGGAACTTGGAATACTTTATTTACAATTTATTGTCCCGACATATGTGCTGGTTGCATCAAACCTTGTTAATATGCATTCCGGATACAACGGGCTTGCTTCAGGATTAGCTATAATTATTCTGGTCTCGTTGATTATAAAATCGGTCCTGATACACGATGTTGAGAATATAATATCCGTTGTTGCCATAACAGGAGCTACTATCGGGTTTTATCTCTACGAACAGTACCCTGCTAGGATCTTCTGGGGAAATGTCGGGTCGCTTACAGTCGGAGCTGCAATCGGGACTATTATTATCATCCAGGGCTTCATTATAAGCGGCTTTATTATGCTCATCCCGCATACAGTCAATTTTCTTATGTACGTCTACTGGAAAGTTAAAAAGTACCCGTCTGCCAAGTTCGGAAAAATAAGGGAAGATGGCACTCTGGATGTCCCCAATGCTCTTACTCTTAAATGGGTTCTGCCTTACCACTACAGGTTAACTGAAAAGCAGGCAACCTCTGCAATGTTCCTGTTAACTTCAGTTTTTTGTGTTTTGGGAATTTTACTTCCGGGAAGGTTGTAA